From Dyadobacter subterraneus, the proteins below share one genomic window:
- a CDS encoding tyrosine-protein phosphatase: MLNWLFDKKKKEVNLERIGMDIHSHLIPGIDDGVETLEESVAMVHKMQDLGYSKIYTTPHVMWDCYRNTPEIILSGLNDVRSACKTAGLTVEINAAAEYFIDEHFVETLNTGHGLLTLPGNRLLVELPYSTPLMNTSETLFKIIEKGFQPVLAHPERYTYFYSDPYVFKKLSDQGCELQVNILSLGGYYGENVHKMADWLLRHNLITFLGTDAHRMQHLDLIAKGDKASWLTKYKFQNEKLLSI, translated from the coding sequence ATGCTCAACTGGTTATTCGATAAGAAGAAGAAAGAAGTAAACCTTGAAAGGATTGGAATGGACATCCATTCACATCTGATCCCAGGTATTGACGACGGCGTAGAAACCCTCGAAGAGTCCGTGGCAATGGTTCATAAAATGCAGGATCTTGGTTATTCCAAAATTTACACAACGCCACACGTGATGTGGGACTGCTACCGAAACACCCCCGAAATTATTTTATCAGGACTGAATGATGTCCGAAGCGCCTGTAAGACCGCCGGACTTACTGTTGAGATTAATGCGGCCGCCGAATATTTCATTGACGAGCACTTTGTTGAGACGCTCAATACCGGGCATGGACTTTTAACTTTACCGGGAAACAGGCTTTTGGTGGAGCTTCCCTACTCCACCCCTTTAATGAATACCTCCGAGACTCTTTTCAAAATCATCGAAAAAGGATTCCAACCGGTTTTGGCACATCCGGAGCGTTACACATACTTCTATTCTGATCCCTATGTTTTCAAAAAATTATCTGACCAGGGCTGCGAGTTGCAAGTCAACATTTTATCGCTTGGCGGTTACTATGGCGAGAATGTGCACAAAATGGCAGATTGGCTTCTGCGTCATAATCTGATTACCTTTTTGGGTACTGACGCGCACCGGATGCAGCATTTGGATCTAATAGCCAAAGGTGACAAAGCATCATGGTTGACCAAATACAAATTCCAAAACGAAAAACTTTTAAGTATCTAG
- a CDS encoding polysaccharide biosynthesis/export family protein — MKNTFSKLSGYSTLMAFVFLGIWGATTSCVSPKSIIYFQGDSSRLHSQQIIQNYIPKIQSNDILSIVVGSLNSEANEMFNTANTAMTASANYSAQSSGARLQPLGYLVNVDGSVEMPMIGKINIKGLTTSEAADTIRTKLLAYLKEPSVMVRNLNFKVSVMGEVKFPAVYVIPDEKITLPEVLSLAGDLTIYGNRSNVMIIREENGKREYARMDLTSTNVFNSPYYYIHKNDIIYIEPVKSKMLDTDSRIRTVPLIVSIVGGISTLGILILNLTN, encoded by the coding sequence ATGAAGAATACTTTTTCTAAACTATCCGGTTACAGTACTTTAATGGCTTTTGTCTTTTTGGGGATTTGGGGAGCGACCACCTCCTGTGTTTCGCCCAAGTCGATTATATATTTTCAAGGCGACAGTTCCAGGTTGCATTCTCAACAAATTATACAAAATTACATTCCTAAGATTCAAAGTAATGACATATTGTCGATCGTAGTAGGGAGTTTAAATTCAGAAGCGAACGAGATGTTTAATACAGCTAACACAGCAATGACTGCAAGTGCAAACTACTCTGCTCAAAGTAGCGGTGCAAGACTTCAGCCATTAGGTTACCTGGTGAATGTGGATGGTTCAGTGGAAATGCCCATGATTGGAAAAATTAATATAAAGGGGCTAACAACATCAGAAGCTGCGGATACCATTCGGACAAAATTATTAGCCTATCTAAAAGAACCGTCTGTTATGGTTAGAAACCTAAATTTTAAAGTTTCTGTGATGGGAGAGGTTAAATTCCCTGCGGTTTACGTCATACCAGATGAAAAAATTACTCTTCCTGAGGTGTTGAGTTTAGCTGGTGATCTGACAATTTATGGTAATAGAAGTAATGTTATGATTATTCGCGAGGAAAACGGTAAAAGGGAATATGCCCGCATGGATCTTACATCCACCAACGTATTTAACTCTCCGTATTATTATATTCACAAAAATGATATAATTTATATAGAACCCGTAAAGTCCAAAATGCTTGATACTGACAGTCGAATAAGAACAGTTCCATTAATTGTTTCTATAGTAGGTGGTATTAGCACACTTGGAATCCTTATACTTAATCTTACAAATTAG
- a CDS encoding GumC family protein, with product MNNNYNNQAQESFEDSEEFDLNSYIRRYFRYWYLFPLFLTLSLITGFLYLQITRPVYSTRSSILIKEEKSIGGAQGDILTEMSTQFGGNKLVENELEIIKSQNLMEQVIKDLSLEVSYTAKDGLRTVDLYKKSPVIIKAEVVTPFGYLNPLVVHMVDSSHFKFNDEETIYKTGLRFNNAWGAFVVLPGKKTQYSDMTVRFTDVDELAENMLNRLSIQQPNIKSTVLELVYEDTDIQRSKDVLNQLLDVYVLASLSDKNTEASNTLKFIENRLGLITGELGDVEKDVESYKTSKGITDISAESQLFLENIKENDSKLNEVNTKISILESVDNFIQNANSGAAAPATYMIDDPVLVSLLTKYTELDLQRERYARTTTSKNPLLETINTQLEGTRQAIRENVQNLKRGMAVTKRNLEGINTRFSAGLRSIPKKEREFVGIKRQQSIKEELYLYLLQKREETALGYASTVTDSRLIDAPIATVNPVKPRKLFIWLGSIAAGVLIPLLLINLIFLLNNTVQNKDEIEQRTGATVMGELGLMKAVKGASASDAIIKMTSRSAVAEQFRALRTNLQYLGDGTCRTLMLTSSIGGEGKSFISINLAASLAYSDKRVILLGMDLRKPTLHDRLLVDNRKGVSNYMVGQTNLEDLIQSTSVHPKFDVMTSGPLPPNPSELLGNGRLKTLITELKERYDYILIDSPPYGLVTDSALIAEYVDATLYVVRFNYTLLGHLNRIGELRNSKRFANLTVIYNGVNYGAGYGYGYGYGGYGYGYYTDDKKQKNSNLGDKLKKLVGIG from the coding sequence ATGAATAATAATTACAATAATCAAGCACAGGAAAGCTTTGAAGACAGCGAAGAGTTTGACCTGAATAGTTACATACGTAGATATTTCCGCTATTGGTACCTATTTCCATTATTTCTTACATTATCACTAATTACGGGGTTTTTGTACTTACAAATTACCCGCCCAGTCTATAGTACAAGATCTAGTATACTTATCAAAGAGGAAAAGAGTATAGGTGGAGCTCAGGGTGACATTCTTACAGAAATGAGCACCCAATTCGGTGGGAACAAACTTGTTGAAAACGAGCTAGAAATCATCAAATCGCAAAATTTGATGGAGCAAGTAATTAAAGATCTTAGCCTCGAGGTTTCCTACACTGCAAAAGACGGTTTGCGTACCGTCGATCTTTATAAAAAGAGCCCTGTTATAATTAAGGCTGAAGTAGTTACTCCATTTGGCTACCTCAATCCCTTAGTCGTACATATGGTCGATAGTTCCCATTTTAAATTTAATGATGAAGAAACAATTTATAAAACCGGACTGCGATTTAATAATGCCTGGGGCGCCTTTGTTGTACTACCAGGCAAAAAAACACAGTACTCGGACATGACGGTTCGGTTTACCGACGTTGACGAATTAGCCGAGAACATGCTTAATCGCCTTTCGATTCAACAGCCTAACATTAAAAGTACTGTTCTGGAATTGGTTTACGAAGATACTGATATACAGCGCTCTAAGGACGTTTTAAATCAACTTCTTGATGTGTATGTACTCGCTTCACTATCCGATAAAAATACAGAGGCAAGTAACACTTTGAAGTTTATCGAAAACCGTCTTGGATTGATCACGGGGGAACTGGGCGATGTTGAAAAGGATGTAGAATCTTATAAAACCAGCAAAGGAATAACTGATATTAGTGCAGAATCACAACTTTTTTTGGAGAACATCAAGGAAAACGATTCGAAGCTTAATGAGGTAAACACTAAAATTAGTATCCTGGAAAGTGTCGATAACTTTATCCAAAACGCTAACTCTGGTGCAGCAGCGCCTGCAACCTATATGATTGATGATCCTGTTTTGGTTTCCCTGCTGACAAAGTACACTGAATTAGATCTTCAGCGTGAGCGGTATGCAAGAACAACCACATCTAAAAACCCCTTACTGGAAACAATTAATACGCAATTGGAAGGTACACGGCAGGCAATACGTGAAAACGTACAAAATTTAAAAAGAGGAATGGCAGTCACCAAACGTAATCTGGAGGGCATCAACACGCGATTCTCAGCAGGTCTAAGAAGCATTCCGAAAAAAGAAAGAGAGTTTGTTGGTATCAAACGTCAGCAATCTATCAAGGAAGAACTCTATCTTTATTTACTTCAGAAACGAGAAGAGACCGCTCTCGGATATGCATCAACAGTTACAGATAGTCGTTTGATTGATGCACCTATAGCCACTGTCAATCCTGTTAAACCAAGAAAATTATTTATATGGCTTGGATCGATTGCCGCTGGTGTATTAATTCCCCTACTTTTGATCAACCTCATTTTCCTTCTTAATAATACCGTTCAGAACAAGGATGAAATAGAACAACGAACCGGCGCAACGGTGATGGGAGAACTTGGGTTAATGAAAGCAGTTAAAGGCGCAAGCGCATCAGACGCGATTATTAAGATGACTAGCCGCAGTGCTGTTGCTGAGCAGTTTAGAGCACTTAGGACTAATCTGCAATATCTGGGCGACGGAACATGCCGGACACTGATGCTCACATCATCCATTGGGGGCGAAGGCAAAAGTTTTATTAGTATCAACCTGGCAGCCAGTTTGGCGTATTCCGACAAAAGAGTAATTTTGCTAGGTATGGATTTAAGAAAGCCTACCCTTCATGACAGACTTCTGGTTGATAACAGAAAAGGGGTTTCAAACTACATGGTAGGACAAACCAATCTGGAGGATTTGATACAATCCACCAGCGTGCACCCAAAATTTGATGTGATGACAAGTGGCCCGCTGCCACCGAACCCCTCAGAACTGTTAGGGAACGGGCGTTTGAAGACACTGATTACTGAACTCAAAGAAAGATATGATTACATTCTAATTGACTCTCCTCCATATGGATTGGTCACAGATTCTGCCCTGATCGCTGAATACGTGGATGCAACGTTGTACGTTGTCCGTTTCAATTATACGCTCCTTGGCCATCTAAACCGTATTGGTGAGCTGCGGAATAGTAAAAGATTTGCCAATCTTACCGTTATATACAATGGAGTTAATTACGGTGCTGGCTACGGTTACGGATATGGGTATGGAGGATACGGTTATGGATACTACACTGACGACAAAAAGCAAAAGAACTCCAATTTAGGCGATAAGCTTAAAAAGCTGGTTGGTATTGGGTAA
- a CDS encoding UDP-glucose dehydrogenase family protein — protein MKIAVIGTGYVGLVTGTCFAETGNQVTCVDIDREKVARLQKGEIPIYEPGLDVLFDRNIAEGRLKFTTDLLEGIQDVEVIFLALPTPPGEDGSADLKYILGVANDLGPILGHYVVIIDKSTVPVGTAEKVHAAIVAKATVDFDVVSNPEFLREGVAVEDFMKPDRVVVGTTSDRAKKVMEKLYAPLVRQGNPVIFMDERSAEMTKYAANSFLALKITFMNEIANLCEKVGANVDDIRRGIGTDSRIGKRFLFAGIGYGGSCFPKDVQALAKTSLDYGYDFRTLRSVMSVNNDQKKKLLPVVSEYFEGNLKGKTIAVWGLAFKPYTDDIREAPALENIKALIDAGANITVYDPEAMDNVKKLIPNITYCHTAYAALDDADALMIFTEWPQFRTPDFEKMSKLLKEKVIFDGRNLYELETMRENGFIYYSIGRELVKPVALSV, from the coding sequence ATGAAAATTGCAGTTATTGGCACAGGTTACGTTGGACTAGTAACAGGAACATGTTTTGCTGAAACAGGAAACCAGGTAACATGTGTAGATATTGATAGAGAAAAAGTAGCACGTCTTCAAAAAGGAGAAATTCCAATTTATGAGCCTGGCCTAGATGTGCTTTTTGACCGTAATATTGCTGAAGGGCGCCTTAAATTCACTACTGACTTGTTGGAAGGGATACAAGATGTGGAGGTAATTTTTCTTGCACTGCCTACTCCTCCCGGTGAGGACGGATCAGCTGATTTGAAATATATCCTAGGTGTCGCAAATGACCTGGGACCTATACTGGGCCATTACGTGGTAATAATCGATAAAAGCACTGTTCCTGTAGGAACTGCCGAGAAGGTACATGCAGCTATCGTCGCTAAAGCAACCGTTGATTTTGACGTGGTATCCAATCCAGAGTTTCTTCGTGAAGGTGTGGCCGTGGAAGACTTTATGAAGCCGGACCGTGTCGTAGTCGGTACGACCTCGGATAGGGCGAAAAAGGTTATGGAGAAACTTTATGCCCCGCTAGTTCGCCAGGGAAACCCGGTGATATTTATGGACGAACGTTCAGCCGAAATGACCAAATACGCAGCCAATTCATTCCTAGCTTTGAAAATTACCTTCATGAACGAAATCGCCAACCTTTGCGAAAAGGTTGGTGCGAATGTAGACGATATTCGCCGTGGTATAGGTACAGACAGCCGAATCGGAAAGCGTTTTCTTTTTGCAGGTATAGGATATGGCGGAAGCTGTTTTCCCAAGGATGTGCAAGCCCTGGCTAAAACCTCTTTGGATTACGGCTACGACTTTCGAACTCTGCGTTCAGTCATGTCAGTAAACAACGATCAGAAGAAAAAGCTGCTTCCGGTTGTAAGTGAGTATTTCGAAGGAAATCTCAAAGGTAAAACCATTGCTGTATGGGGACTTGCTTTTAAACCTTATACAGATGATATACGTGAAGCTCCGGCTTTGGAAAACATTAAAGCACTGATAGATGCAGGGGCAAACATTACCGTGTATGATCCTGAAGCAATGGATAATGTCAAAAAACTAATCCCCAATATAACATATTGCCATACTGCTTATGCTGCGTTGGACGATGCGGATGCCCTAATGATATTTACCGAATGGCCACAGTTCCGCACACCGGATTTTGAAAAAATGAGTAAACTTCTAAAAGAAAAAGTAATTTTCGATGGAAGGAATCTATATGAACTCGAAACAATGCGCGAGAACGGATTTATCTATTATAGCATAGGAAGAGAATTGGTGAAACCAGTTGCTTTGTCGGTGTAG
- a CDS encoding mannose-1-phosphate guanylyltransferase produces MSKVIHVILSGGVGSRLWPVSRKSMPKQYIPMFGEKSLFQLTVERSKSLVNSTLVVGNKDNYLLSQADMMRAGVNEFTEIIESAPRNTAAAIAFAAFASQPDDILLVTPSDHIITNEAAYADAISKAVAMAEQGNLVTFGITPTKPETGYGYIEYSGNEVVSFREKPNENTAKEFINSGSFLWNSGMFCFKAGIYLDELSKFEPAILEKSLRCFEGGVGGLLPETQTMLIPSKSIDYAVMERSEKIKVIQSSFGWSDLGSFESIWEHWESQGEIHRFKDNNCVVGSEKHVEFLGVTNIVLVETSDAILVLAKTSSQDVKKIYERLELEKPELVN; encoded by the coding sequence ATGTCAAAAGTTATCCACGTCATACTATCCGGAGGAGTTGGTAGCCGCTTATGGCCAGTCTCACGGAAATCAATGCCCAAGCAATACATTCCGATGTTTGGAGAAAAATCACTCTTTCAGCTTACAGTCGAAAGAAGCAAATCGCTTGTTAATAGCACTCTGGTAGTAGGCAACAAAGATAACTACCTCCTCTCCCAGGCGGACATGATGCGTGCCGGGGTCAATGAGTTTACAGAAATTATAGAATCTGCTCCACGTAATACAGCAGCAGCTATTGCTTTTGCGGCATTTGCATCTCAGCCTGATGATATTCTCTTGGTAACCCCATCCGACCACATCATCACTAATGAAGCTGCTTATGCCGACGCAATATCGAAAGCGGTTGCTATGGCAGAACAAGGGAACTTGGTGACTTTTGGAATAACCCCAACCAAACCTGAAACCGGGTACGGCTATATCGAATACTCCGGTAACGAAGTGGTATCCTTCAGAGAAAAGCCTAACGAAAATACAGCTAAGGAATTTATAAATTCAGGCAGTTTTTTGTGGAACAGTGGTATGTTTTGCTTTAAAGCCGGTATTTATCTTGATGAACTAAGCAAATTTGAACCAGCCATCCTGGAAAAATCCCTTCGCTGCTTCGAAGGTGGTGTAGGTGGTTTGCTCCCAGAAACCCAAACGATGTTAATTCCATCAAAAAGCATCGACTACGCCGTTATGGAGCGCTCAGAAAAAATCAAAGTCATTCAATCCAGTTTTGGATGGTCGGATTTGGGATCTTTTGAGTCCATCTGGGAACACTGGGAAAGTCAGGGAGAAATACACCGTTTTAAAGACAACAACTGTGTGGTAGGATCCGAAAAACATGTTGAGTTTTTAGGTGTGACCAACATCGTTTTAGTTGAAACCAGTGACGCTATACTTGTACTTGCCAAAACAAGTTCACAGGATGTGAAGAAGATATACGAAAGACTAGAACTAGAAAAGCCTGAACTGGTGAATTAA
- the fcl gene encoding GDP-L-fucose synthase: MQSSSKIYIAGHRGMVGSAIERALRAKGFDYILTRTSSELDLRNQQAVADFFATEKPEYVFLAAAKVGGIVANNTYRADFIYENLMIEANIIHQAHVYGVKKLMFLGSSCIYPKLAPQPLKEEYLLTGLLEETNEPYAIAKIAGIKLCEAYHDQYGSNFISVMPTNLYGYGDNYDLKNSHVLPALIRKFHEAKEENKPFVEAWGTGSPKREFLFADDLAAACLYIMETYSGRELINVGTGEDLSIKELTELVAKTTGYEGEIKWDTSKPDGTPRKLMDVSKLHNQGWKHTIELPEGVALAYQDFLKNREVYQV; encoded by the coding sequence ATGCAATCATCCTCAAAAATTTACATAGCCGGACATCGAGGCATGGTGGGATCCGCCATTGAAAGAGCCTTGCGCGCCAAAGGGTTCGACTATATTCTGACCCGCACCTCTTCTGAGCTTGACCTTCGCAACCAGCAGGCGGTTGCTGACTTTTTTGCAACCGAAAAACCGGAATACGTATTTCTGGCAGCAGCTAAGGTGGGTGGTATTGTAGCGAACAATACATATCGCGCAGATTTCATCTATGAGAATCTGATGATCGAAGCAAACATTATACATCAGGCGCATGTATACGGAGTAAAAAAGCTAATGTTCCTGGGTTCGTCCTGCATATACCCAAAGCTGGCACCACAGCCATTGAAGGAAGAATATCTTTTAACCGGATTACTTGAAGAAACCAACGAACCCTACGCCATTGCCAAAATAGCTGGGATTAAATTGTGCGAGGCATACCACGATCAGTATGGCAGTAATTTTATCAGCGTAATGCCTACCAACCTCTACGGATATGGTGATAATTATGATTTAAAAAATTCCCATGTACTCCCTGCCCTGATCCGCAAATTTCATGAAGCAAAAGAAGAAAACAAACCTTTTGTAGAGGCCTGGGGAACAGGATCTCCCAAACGCGAGTTTCTGTTTGCCGATGATCTGGCAGCGGCTTGTTTATATATCATGGAAACGTACAGCGGCAGAGAACTGATAAATGTAGGAACCGGCGAGGATCTTAGTATCAAAGAACTTACAGAACTGGTAGCTAAAACCACAGGTTATGAAGGAGAAATAAAATGGGATACTTCCAAACCTGACGGGACCCCACGTAAACTCATGGACGTATCCAAACTTCATAACCAGGGCTGGAAACATACAATAGAATTACCTGAAGGCGTTGCCCTTGCATATCAGGATTTCCTTAAAAACCGGGAAGTTTACCAAGTTTAA
- the gmd gene encoding GDP-mannose 4,6-dehydratase: MTKVALITGVTGQDGAYLSELLLSKGYIVHGLKRRSSLFNTDRIDHLYQDPHVDNARFILHYGDLTDSMNLTRIIQEVQPDEIYNLAAMSHVQVSFEMPEYTANADGIGTLRILEAVRLLGLTKKTKIYQASTSELYGLVQQVPQSETTPFYPRSPYAVAKMYAYWITVNYREAYEMFACNGILFNHESPLRGETFVTRKITRAAAKIVLGLQDCLYMGNIDSQRDWGHAKDYVEAMYLILQQEKPEDFVIATGVTTRVREFIRKTFAFLGVELTFTGEAEDEVGTISAIDTARLEQLGITAGEHLKIGTTILKIDPRYYRPTEVELLIGNPGKCDEKLGWKPKHTLDMLIEDMATSDLRLFQKDQLLLKEGFGILNYFE; this comes from the coding sequence ATGACAAAAGTAGCCCTAATTACCGGAGTAACTGGCCAAGATGGCGCTTATCTGAGTGAACTTCTTTTAAGCAAAGGTTATATTGTACATGGTCTTAAACGCAGAAGTTCGTTATTCAACACGGATCGTATCGATCACCTTTATCAGGATCCACACGTAGACAATGCTCGTTTTATCCTGCATTATGGTGACCTGACCGACTCGATGAACCTGACCCGTATAATCCAGGAAGTACAGCCCGATGAGATCTACAACCTGGCGGCGATGAGCCATGTTCAGGTAAGTTTTGAAATGCCGGAATATACTGCCAATGCAGATGGTATCGGTACGCTTCGTATCCTTGAAGCTGTCCGGTTGTTAGGACTGACCAAAAAAACAAAGATATACCAGGCATCCACTTCCGAATTATACGGTCTGGTACAGCAGGTACCACAATCGGAAACTACGCCCTTCTACCCGCGCTCACCTTATGCGGTTGCGAAAATGTACGCTTACTGGATCACAGTTAACTATCGTGAGGCTTATGAAATGTTTGCCTGTAACGGTATCCTTTTCAACCACGAGTCGCCGCTACGCGGAGAAACCTTTGTAACACGTAAAATTACAAGAGCGGCTGCAAAGATCGTTTTGGGGTTACAGGATTGCCTGTATATGGGTAACATCGATTCGCAGCGTGACTGGGGACATGCCAAAGACTACGTTGAAGCAATGTATCTAATCCTTCAGCAGGAAAAACCGGAAGACTTTGTTATTGCTACCGGCGTAACCACCCGTGTTCGTGAGTTTATCCGTAAAACATTCGCATTCTTAGGTGTTGAATTAACTTTTACCGGCGAAGCAGAAGATGAAGTTGGAACAATATCAGCCATTGACACAGCACGTCTTGAACAGCTTGGTATCACAGCGGGCGAACATTTGAAAATTGGAACTACCATACTGAAGATCGATCCAAGATACTACCGCCCTACTGAAGTAGAACTGCTGATCGGTAACCCAGGAAAATGCGATGAAAAATTGGGGTGGAAACCAAAACATACCCTGGACATGCTTATTGAAGACATGGCTACTTCGGATCTTCGCCTGTTTCAGAAAGACCAGTTATTGCTGAAAGAAGGTTTTGGTATTTTGAATTATTTTGAATAA
- a CDS encoding NAD-dependent epimerase/dehydratase family protein produces MKVLVTGAAGFIGFHTVNQLLLDGFEVIGLDNINDYYSPQLKYARLKKAGIDQDDIRWYHPTQSSSSSSYRFIRMNLEDKQQLFSLFQSENFDYVINLAAQAGVRYSIENPDVYVQSNIVGFHYILEACRYFPVKHLVHASSSSVYGANAKIPFSEDDKVDSPVSLYAATKKSNELMAHAYSHLYDIPVTCLRFFTVYGPWGRPDMAPMLFAKAISDSKPIKVFNNGDMQRDFTYVGDIVNGVIKTTLTDFDISPKYRVLNIGNGSPVNLMEFISELETGLGKPALKNYMPMQPGDVPKTWADQNQLEKITGYKTEMTLQKGLNKFATWYKSHFNTI; encoded by the coding sequence ATGAAAGTTTTAGTTACAGGTGCTGCCGGCTTTATAGGCTTTCACACAGTAAATCAATTATTGTTAGATGGGTTTGAAGTGATCGGTTTAGATAACATCAACGACTACTATTCTCCTCAGTTAAAATATGCAAGATTAAAAAAAGCTGGTATTGATCAGGATGATATTAGATGGTATCACCCAACTCAGAGCAGTAGTAGTTCTTCATACCGTTTTATCCGTATGAACTTGGAAGATAAGCAACAGCTTTTCAGCCTTTTCCAGTCAGAAAATTTTGACTATGTTATAAATCTGGCGGCACAGGCGGGCGTTCGTTATTCCATTGAAAATCCTGATGTATACGTACAGTCTAATATCGTAGGCTTTCATTATATTTTAGAAGCTTGTAGATACTTCCCTGTTAAACATCTGGTTCATGCCTCTTCGTCGTCAGTATACGGGGCAAATGCAAAAATTCCTTTTTCAGAGGACGACAAAGTAGATTCGCCTGTAAGTTTATATGCAGCCACCAAAAAGAGTAACGAGTTAATGGCCCATGCGTATAGCCATTTGTATGACATTCCCGTAACCTGCCTTAGGTTCTTTACAGTTTATGGACCATGGGGAAGACCGGATATGGCTCCCATGCTGTTTGCAAAGGCAATTTCGGATAGTAAACCAATTAAGGTTTTTAATAATGGAGATATGCAGCGTGATTTTACTTACGTAGGAGACATAGTAAATGGTGTTATAAAAACAACTCTAACTGATTTTGACATTAGTCCAAAATATCGGGTATTAAACATCGGAAACGGTTCACCAGTTAATCTGATGGAATTTATTAGTGAGTTGGAAACCGGATTAGGCAAACCGGCCTTAAAAAATTATATGCCGATGCAGCCCGGAGATGTCCCAAAAACTTGGGCTGATCAAAATCAACTCGAAAAAATTACTGGGTACAAAACAGAAATGACTCTTCAAAAAGGTTTAAATAAGTTTGCTACATGGTACAAAAGCCATTTCAATACTATTTGA
- a CDS encoding oligosaccharide flippase family protein: MAISQPIISKLAQYLKSAKLRQIILLYSINVASIPLGILTNMLVTSYLGANAYGDYQFINNIFTFFVVLFTFGFFQAANRAIVTTHKADDIKEIYGATLVITISLSILMSIGLFAYSILDTNIQNKKLDSILQILIPFSWIYLILNYFEVLFQADNKITLLSIVRLVPKVGFLLAVVGIQHFYRDSFYDKVLLIWQFYIGTQIIVYVYTIYKIGPKFSNLINRIKSLWIYNKSFGLDVYWGTVFSVGLSQMTGILISYFGLDNSGVGFFSLAMAFSTPLLFIPNTIATTQYKEFSKSPFIPRKLLLFTASLSIVSLLILWLIIPPFINHFYGASFQPVIYLNFVVSIGIIFHGMADFYNRFLGSHGQGKILRNSSVIVGIVTLIANFSLIPNFGENGAVYARMISGITYFICMLLYYLYYTRAKHDKILQIIKN; encoded by the coding sequence ATGGCTATATCCCAGCCTATTATATCAAAATTGGCTCAATACCTAAAATCTGCGAAACTAAGGCAGATAATTCTTTTATATTCGATCAACGTTGCCAGTATACCTCTCGGGATACTTACCAATATGCTTGTTACTAGCTACTTGGGAGCCAATGCATATGGAGATTATCAGTTCATAAATAATATTTTTACCTTTTTTGTAGTTTTATTTACATTTGGCTTTTTCCAAGCTGCAAATCGTGCCATAGTAACAACGCACAAAGCAGATGATATTAAGGAAATATATGGCGCGACATTGGTAATAACTATTTCTCTGTCTATTTTAATGTCAATTGGGTTGTTCGCTTATTCGATTCTGGATACCAATATTCAGAACAAGAAACTTGACAGTATCCTGCAGATCCTCATACCATTTAGCTGGATATATTTAATTTTAAATTATTTTGAAGTATTATTTCAAGCGGATAATAAGATCACATTGTTATCGATTGTTAGGCTAGTACCTAAGGTGGGATTTTTACTGGCAGTAGTTGGTATACAACATTTTTACAGAGATTCTTTCTACGATAAAGTTTTACTAATTTGGCAATTCTATATAGGTACCCAAATTATTGTCTATGTGTATACAATATACAAGATTGGTCCAAAGTTTTCGAATTTAATAAATCGGATCAAGTCTTTGTGGATTTACAATAAATCATTTGGTTTAGATGTCTATTGGGGAACTGTATTCTCCGTTGGACTGTCTCAGATGACCGGAATCCTAATCAGCTATTTCGGATTAGATAATTCAGGTGTAGGATTTTTCTCATTAGCGATGGCATTTTCAACTCCTTTATTATTTATTCCAAATACCATTGCGACTACACAGTATAAAGAATTTTCTAAAAGCCCCTTTATTCCTAGGAAACTACTTTTATTTACAGCTTCCCTCAGTATAGTTTCATTACTAATCCTTTGGCTGATTATTCCTCCGTTTATAAATCATTTCTATGGAGCAAGTTTTCAACCGGTTATTTATTTAAATTTTGTGGTTAGCATTGGAATTATTTTCCATGGCATGGCTGATTTTTACAATAGATTTCTGGGGTCTCATGGTCAAGGGAAAATTTTGAGAAACAGTTCCGTAATAGTTGGAATTGTGACGCTTATTGCCAACTTTTCTCTCATACCGAATTTTGGTGAAAATGGGGCAGTTTATGCCAGAATGATTAGCGGGATAACCTATTTTATTTGCATGCTTTTATACTATTTATATTATACAAGAGCGAAGCATGATAAGATCCTTCAAATAATTAAAAATTAG